GAGCGAGCGGCGGCGCAGCGCGGGCAGGTGCACGAGATTCATGCCGCGGTACGTGGGGACGCGGTCGGCGCGCTCCGGGGTGCGGCAGTAGACGAGCACGTCGTGGCCGCGGTCGGCGAGCCGTCCCCCGACCTCCTCGACCGCCGTCTCGAAGCCGCCGTACCGGGCAGGCACGCCGCGGGTGCCGATCAGCGCGATGCGCAGCGGCCCGTCCTGCGAGCGCCTCATCTGGGTCCTTCCGTCGTCCCGCACGCGGGGGTGGGCCCGGGTCGGTGGGCGGGACGTCGAGCATCCCGCGCCGCACGCACGGCGGGTACCGCCGTCCGGGTCGTCCGTCTGTGTCCGTTCCGACCGTGGCCTGGTCGGTTGCGCGCCGCGGTGCGGTCGGCGGCCGTGCGTCAGTACGCCCCGGCGCCGGTGACCACGGCGCGGAACGTCTTCCACAGGATCATGAGGTCCATCGTCACGGACCAGTTGTCGACGTAGCGCAGGTCGAGCCGGATCGACTCGTCCCACGGCAGGTCCGCGCGGCCGCTGACCTGCCACAGCCCCGTGATGCCGGGCTTGACGCGCAGCCGCTGGTGCACGGCGTCGTGGTAGCCGAGCACCTCCTCGCGCAGCGGCGGCCGCGGGCCGACCAGCGACATGTCACCGCGGACGACGTTGTAGAACTGCGGCAGCTCGTCGAGCGAGAACCGGCGCAGCACGCGCCCGACGGGCGTGATCCGCGGGTCGCGCGCCATCTTGAACATGAGCCCGTCGCGGTCGCTGCTGTCGAGCAGCTCGGCGCGGCGCCGGTCGGCGTCGCGGTACATGCTGCGCAGCTTCCAGATCGTGAACTCGCGCCCGTCGACGCCGACCCGCGTCTGCGTGTAGAAGGCGCGACCGGGCGACGTCAGCCGCACGGCGACGGCGGCGACGAGGATGACCGGTGCGACGAGCGTGAGGGCGACGAGCCCGAGGACGCGGTCCATCACGGCCTTGGCGACGAGCCGGCGACGCGGCGGCTCGATCTCGAGGCGCAGCAGGGACAGGCCCGCGGTCGGGTGCACGCTCACGCGCTCCTGCGCGACCTCGACGAGGCCGGGCGCGACGACGAGCTCGGCGCCCGCGCGACGCAGGGCCCACGACAGCCGGCGCAGCGCCTGGCCGCTCAGCGCGTTGCCCGCGACGACGACGACGGACACCGCGTAGTCCGAGACGATCTGCGGGATGTCCGCGAGCGCGCCGAGCGTCGGGACCGGCACCTCGGTCTCGGGCTCGACGTCCGACAGGCACGTCCCGATGACGAGGTAGCCGTGGTACGGCGCGAGACTGAGGTCGTCGATGACGTCGGCGACCGCGGCGGTGTCACCGACCACGATGGTCCGCATCATCGCCTGGCCGCGGTTGCGTCGTGCGTGCAGGAACCGGCGGTGCAGGTAGCGGGCGGCGCACGCGGCGGCCGCGGCGACGGGCACGCCGACGACGACGACCTCGCGCGGGACCGGGAGCGTCGTGAGGTAGGCGATGGCCATGACGAGCGCCGCGAGCAGCACGGACGAGCGGAGCAGCACCTGGAACTCGCCGGGACCGTCGCCCATGTTGTGCCGCTCGTAGCCGCGCATCGCCGCGACGGTGACCGGCAGCGCCACGGCGCAGACCGCACCGAGGACCGCGGCGGACGACCAGGCGGACCCGCCGAGCACCGCGGCGGCGGTCACACCCGCCCCGGCGGCGGCGGCGTCGATCGCGACGGTCACGCGCTGGTACCCGGTGGCGCTGTGGACCCACGGGAGCGCGCCGAGCGCGTCCTCCCCGGAGTTGTGCTCGGTCGCCCGGCGCACGAAGGGCTCCGGGGACGCCCACGAGCGTCGGGGGAACTTGGCGGGGCGGCGCCGCTCGAGCCACGCGTCGGTCCGTTCGGACCCGTGCCCGGCTGTCAGCGTCATGAACACCCACCCCCCTCGTGCGAGAACTGTGGATGAACGTATTACGGGGGGTATGTCGGATTCATCCGCCTCGGCCGCTTTTCACCCGTGCGCCCCGGTGTGCGGTGACTCACACCCGTTCGGGTCACGTCGCCCGACCGGACCAGCGGCGGCCGCCCAGGTCAGCGCGCGCGCAGCAGCCAGGCGTCCGCGGCGAGGCGCCCGTCGACGTCGGGCAGGTCGCCCACGACCGACGCGGGCGACCGGCGGGCTGCGAGGAGCCCCACGAGCGCGTCCGCGACCGCGGGCGCCGGGGCGTCGGGCTCGACGACCGCGTGCCCGTGCGCACCGAGCCACGCCGCGAGGCCCGTCTCGGTCGTCGCGAGCACCGCGCAGCCGTGCGCGAGCCCCTCCACGACCGGGAGGCCGACCTGCTCGCGCCACGTGCGCGTCCGCTGCGACAGGAGGACCGCGACCGCCGCCCGGCGCTGGTGCGCGTGGACCTCCGCGCGCGGCGGGTCGACGACGACCGTGACCTCCGGCCGGTCGGCGGCGAACGCGTGCACCTCGTCCACGAGGGGGCCCTTGCCGACCAGCGTGAGCCGCGCGCCGGGGTGCGCCGCGACGACCGCGGGCCACGCCGCGAGCAGCTCGCGCACGCCCTTGCGCTCCTCGAACGCCCCCACGAACAGCACCTCGTCGGCGTCCTTCGCGTCGAGCGGGCCGCACCCGCACGCCGTGGGCAGCGCCGGCAGCAGGACGTGCTCGGCGCGCCGCAGCCTCGGCACGAGCGCGCCGTAGAGCTCCTGCGCGGCCGGTGTGCCGAAGACGACCCGGTCGACCCGCCCGGCCACGCGCGCGATCAGCCGGGCGTCGAGCCACCGCCGTACCCGCCCCGCCGCACCCGGACGCGCGGGCGGCCGGAACGGGTCGTCGTTCGCGATCGCGTACGTCACGACGAGCGCGCGGGGTCGCCGCCGCACGCGCCGCGACAGGTCGACGGCCGCGAGCGCGAGCGCCGACCGGCGCAGGCTCGACACCATGAGCGGCTCGTTGACCTCGAGCTCACGGACGTCGGACCGCGCCAGCACCCACGCGGCGCGGGCGGGACCGGCCTCGACCAGGTCCAGGCCCCGGGCCAGCCCGGAGTCGAAGTCGTAGCGCCGGCTCCGGTAGACGATCGACGCGGGCGCGAGCTCGTGCGCGCGCTCCAGGTGGGCGGTCCGGAGCGTCTCGTAGAGCCGGACCCGGGGCAGCGCGGTGCGGCCGGCGCCTCCTGCGCTCGCTGTCGTCACGGGGCGTCTCCTCGTCGTCCGGGTGGTCCCCGCGGAGGCTGGAGGGCCGTCCGGCCTGCGGTCTCACCCGCTCCCGCCCGCCGTCGCGGGGTGTCCGACAAGATAGCGTTCGACCGTGCTCGGGATCGTCGTCGTGAGCTTCGGCTCCGCCTCGCTGCTGCGCGCGAACCTCGCCGACGTCGACGTCGCCGCCCTGCGCCGACCGGCCGCGGTGGTGGTCGTCGACAACTTCAAGGGTCCGCGCGAGCGCTCCGACGTGCGCGCCGTCGCCGCCGAGCAGGGGTGGGAGCTGGTCGAGAACGCGACGAACGCCGGGTTCGGTGCCGCGGTCGACGCCGGGGTCGCGCGCGCCGCGGCCCTGGGGTGCACGGCCGTCGTCGTGGTGAACCCCGACGCCCGCGTCCCCGCCGACGTCCTCGACGCGCTCGCCGACGCCGTCACCGCGTCGCCGCGGACGCTGGTCTCGCCGCGCGTCGAGCGCCCGGACGGTCGCGCGTGGTTCACGGGTGGTGCGCTGGACGTGGCCGGTGCACGGACGCGCAACGTCGAGGCGCCGGGGACGCCGCAGCGGACGGGCTGGCTGTCGGGCGCGTGCCTCGCGGCGGACGTCGGCGAGTGGACCCGCGTGGGCGGGTTCGACGACGACTACTTCCTCTACTGGGAGGACGTCGACCTCTCGACGCGGTGGACCGCCGCGGGCGGCACGCTCCAGGTGCGGCAGGACCTCGTCGTCGTGCACGACGTCGGGGGCACGCAGGAGACCGCCGGGTCGCGGGCGAAGTCGCCGACGTACTACCGCTACAACTGTCGCAACCGCCTGGTGTTCGCGGCGAAGCACCTGCCGGCCGCGGACGTGCGCCGCTGGCTGTGGCGGACGCCGTCGTACGCGTGGCAGGTCCTGCTGCGCGGCGGGCGCCGTCAGCTGCTGCGGCCGGTGCGACCGGTGGGGGCGGTGCTGCGCGGCTCGGCGGAGGGCGTCGGCTGGGCGCTGCGCGCGCTGCTGCGGCCCGCGCCGCGGCCGGACCGGACGGAGGTGACCGCGTGACGCGGGTCGGGATCGACGCGCACGTGCTCGACGGCAAGTTCCAGGGGTCGCGCACGTGGGTGCTGGAGACGCTGCGGCGGGCGCCGCTGCTCGCCGCCGACCTGACGTTCGTCGTCTACTCGGGCGACCCGGCGCGCACGGCCGCCCTGCTGGGCGACGTGCCCGTGGAGCACCGTCGGCTCCCGCCGGGCGGGCCGGTCGGGCGCAACCTGAGGTTCTGGCCGCGCGCCGTGCGGCAGGACGGGCTCGACGTGCTCGTGACGCAGTACTTCAGCCCGCCGCGGTTCGCGCGCCGCCAGCTGGTGGTCGTGCACGACGTGCTGTTCGAGACGCACCCCGAGTTCTTCGGCCGCGGCACACGTTGGCGCAACAAGCTGCTCGTCGGCTGGTCGGCCCGCCGCGCGGGCACGGTCGCGACGGTGTCGGAGTACTCGCGCGCGCAGATCGCTCGTGTCTACGGCCGTCGCGCCGACGAGATCGTGCTCGTGCACAACGGCGTCGACCCCGATCCCCCGACGGGCGGTGCCCTGCCGGCGCAGGTGCCGGCCGGCACCCGGTACGCGCTCATGGTCGGGCGGCTCGAGCCGCGCAAGAACCTCGCGCTCGCGCTCGACGCGTTCGCGCGGGTCGAGGACCCTGACGTGCGACTGGTCGTCGTCGGGCGGGACGACTTCGAGGACCGCGAGACGCTCGCCCGTCTCGCGGCGGAGCCGCGCGCCGTCCAGCTGAGCGACGTCGCGCCGGACGCGCTGTGGGAGCTGTACCGCCACGCGACGGTCTTCGTGTTCCCGAGCCGCGGCGAGGGCTGGGGGATCCCGTTGCTCGAGGCGCTCGCCGCGGGCACGCCGGTCGTGGCGTCGGACGCGACGGCGATCCCGGAGGCCGGTGGCCCGGCGTGCTCCTACGTGGACGTCGCCGCGCCCGACGCGGCGGACCGGTGGGCGGGGCTGCTCGCGGACGCGTTCGCGGGTCGCCTGCCGTTCGACGCCGACGCCGCGCGCGCGCACGTCGCCGCGTTCGGCTGGGACCGGTCGGCGCAGGAGCTCGTCACCGCGCTGCGCCGGACCGCGGGCGTGCGGGAGACCGCCGGCCGCTGACGTCGGCCGTGGCGCACGGCACACCGCGCGACCGGCACCCACCGTCCGGAGTACGGGACGGGTGTCCGTCACCCGGACGGGCGGTCCGCCGTTCACCCGTCCAGCCGCTCGTTCCGGGGCCTCTGCGCCGTTTTCACCCGCTCGTCGCGGCCTAGCAGAGCCGGCGTCCGACGTCCCTCGCGCTCGCCCGACCGGCCGAGCGCGACCGGCCCGACGGCCCGCCCCGACAGGTCCGGGGTGCCCGTCGCGGCCGGCTCGCGAGGGCCGTTCGGGTGACGACCGGAAAGCGTTTACGTCCGATTCCTGCCGACTCGGGCGATACGCGCCGCGGTTGTGACATAACTCACCTGGCGAACTTGTCACCCGGGGCAATCCGGACATTCGCCAGCGAAGGCACAGGTCAACGTATGTCGGGAGTTGTCTGACCGCCGTCGAGCCTCATTCGGAGTGACATAACGTTGGGACCAGCGGCCCAAGTCCGGCGATTTCCCGCCGATAAGTTGATTGGCGTCGCACACCGCGGGCCAGGCAGCCCGACGGTTCCCCAGGGCTCCAGCCCCGGCTACGACCCCACCCGGTCGAGCGCGCCAGCGACTCTCACATCCCGAGGAGTTTTTGCATGTCTTCCGCACGCCTGCACGTCTCCGCGCCAGTCCGCCGCACCGCCCTCGCGGTGCTCGCCGGCGCACTCTCGGTCGGCATCGTCGGCCTCGGGGCTCCCGCGTCCGCCACGACGGCGGACTACACGAGCAGCGCCGAGTCGCTCGCCGCGAACACGGCGACCCCGACGACGGTCGCCGTCGACGCGTTCGGCCGCACCGTGTCGGGCGGGTGGGGCACCGCCGTCACCGGCGGGGCGTGGAGCACCGCCGGGGGCGAGGCGAACGACTACGCCGTCGCGAACGGCATCGCGAGCATGCAGGTCCGCAAGGCCGGCTGGCAGCTGGGCACCTCGCTCCCGACCGTGAAGTCGAGCGACACCGACCTCCGGGCGACGGTCAGCCTCGACAAGACGCCGGTCGGTGGCAGCGTCGACGCCGACGTCGTCGGCCGGTTCGTGAACGCGACGTCGGGCTACCGCCTCCGCGTCAAGATGCTCGCCGACGGCAAGGTGCGCACGTCGCTGATCAGCGTGAACGGTTCCACGACGACCACCCTGGCGTCCCAGACGCCCCTGGGTCTGACCGGCGGCGCCGGCAAGCAGCTCGAGGTCCGCCTCGTCGCCACCGGCACCTCCCCGACGAAGCTCCAGGCGAAGATCTGGGCCGCGGGCACCGCCGAGCCCGCAGACTGGCAGGTCGCCGCGAGCGACAGCACCGCCGCCCTCCAGACGGCCGGCGGCATCGCGTTCGGCGGCTACACCGGTCCGTCCGTCACGAACGCCCCGATCTCGGTCCGCGTTGCCAACGTGCGCGCCACGTCGACCGAGGTGGCAGCCCCCGCGCCCGTCACCCCCGGCGTGGTCGGCACCTACGTGCCCGACGCCACCACCACGGGCGTGCCGAACGGGACCAGGCTCACGGTCCACCAGGGCGACCTGACGATCACCACCCCGAACGCGGTCATCGACGGCCTCGACGTCCGCGGCTTCGTCAAGGTGGCGGCGCCGAACGTCACGATCAAGAACTCGATCATCCGCGGCGCGGCGACCTCGAAGCAGACCGCGCTGATCACCAGCGCGTCCACCACGTCGTCCGTCACGGTCGTCGACTCCGAGCTCTACAACTCCGTGCCCGGCCCCTGGGTCGACGGTGTGCGCGGCTACAACTTCAAGCTCCAGCGCGTGAACCTGCACGACGTGATCGACATGGCGCACATCTACGGCGACAACGTCACCATCGAGGCGTCCTACCTGCACGACAACCTGCACTACGAGGTCGACCCGGCCCAGAACAACACCCCGAGCCACGACGACAGCATCCAGATCCAGAAGGGCAACAACATCCGGATCGTCGGCAACAACATCTCGGGCGCGTTCAACACGGGCATCCAGTTCACGCAGGACCAGGGCATCGTCTCGAACGTGACCGTCGACAAGAACTACCTCGACGGCGGCGGCTGCACCGTGAACCTCGCCGAGAAGGGCAGGGGCCCGTTCCAGGGCATCACGGTCAAGGACAACAAGTTCGGCCGCACCACGAAGGTCTACAACTGCGCGATCATCTCGCCGACCACCACGGTCGTCGCGAACTCGAACAACTACTTCACGGACGGCGCCGTCGCCACCGTCCGCAAGGGCAGCTGACCAGCCCTTCCGCACCACGGGCGCGCCGGACCGACCGGTCCCCCGCGCCCACGCACGGACGGAGCACGTCCCGGACACCCCGGGGCGGGCTCCGTCCGTCGTGGCTCACGGCGGGCGGGTGAAGACGTCCCACATGCCGAGATCCGTTGCCCCGCGGTCCCGACGCAGGTCACGAACAGGTCACGGCCCGGACGAGGCGTGTCCGAGACGTCGTGATTCCGCCGAATGGGTGTTTCTCCTATAGTCGGCGTGCGCGGCGAGCCAGGGCCACGTACGCGGCGAAGTCGCAGGCCCGGGCTCCTCGCGGGACCGGCAGGACCCTCCACGGACGGGTGCTCCACCCGTGCAGGACCTGTCGGATCGCCGCTCGACGCCCTGGCCCCCACCCTGGAGACCGCCCGTGCGAGGACGACACAGCGAGACGCAGCACCCGCCGACCCACCGGGCGGCCCGTCCACGGACGACCGCACCGAGCCGACGCCTCGTCACCACCGTCGCGTCCGCGGCCGCCCTCGCCGTCGCCCTCGTCGTCGCGATCATCGCCCCGGCGGAGTCCGCACCGATCGGCGTCTACCGCCCCGTCGCACCGACCCGTGTGCTGTCGGGGACGACGCTGGCCCCCGGCGGCACCGTCACGGTCACGCTCCCGGCGGTCCCGGCCGGCGCCACGTCCGCGACCCTCCAGGTCACCGGGGCGCGCACGACCGCGACCACCACGCGCATCTCCGTGTGCCCGGGCAGCGCCGTCACGGACGCGTGCACCGCGTCGCCCGCGCTCGTCGTCACCGCCGAGGAGCCGGCGTCCGCGACGGTCACCGTGCCCGTCAGCGCCGGACAGCCCACCGTCACGCTGCAGGCCACCGCCGACACCCGGGTCTTCGCCGACCTGCACGGCTTCGGCGTCGACGCCTCGAAGGGCTCGGCCGCCGAGGACTCCCTCTACGTCCCGGTCGACCCGCACCGCGTGCTCGAGACGAGCGTCTCCGGGCGCGGCACCACCGCGCTGACCCTCCCCGAGGCGCCCCGCGGCGCCACCGCCGTCGCGCTGCGGCTCACCTCGACCGCCAGCACCGAGACCTCGTACGTCGCCGTGTGCCCCGACGGCCAGACCACCGCGACGTGCGCCGCGACCTCCGTGCTCAACCCGATCCCCGAGCGCGCCCGGCAGGCGTCGCTCGTCGTGCGGCTCGGCGCCGGCGGCACGCTCCAGCTGTTCAACCAGCAGGGCGACCACACCGTCGCGATCGACGTCGACGGGTGGTACGTCGCCCGCGGGGTCAGCAGCACCGGCGGCAACCTGCAGACGCTCGAGGAGCCCGACACGCTCGCGGACAAGGTCGTGAAGTCGGGCGCCAGCGCGACGCTCACGCTCGACGACGTCCCCGCGAACGCCACCGCGGTCCAGGTCCGGCTCACCGCGAAGGGCGCCTGGCGTCCCACCGAGCTCAGCGCGTGCCCCGGCACTGCCGCGTCGCAGGACTGCCGCGAGACGACCTTCCTCGTCGCGTCGCCCGACGCACCGGCCCGCAACCAGGCACTCGTCCCGCTCGGCGGTGCGGCGCGCGACACCATC
The sequence above is a segment of the Cellulomonas fimi genome. Coding sequences within it:
- a CDS encoding sugar transferase; translated protein: MTLTAGHGSERTDAWLERRRPAKFPRRSWASPEPFVRRATEHNSGEDALGALPWVHSATGYQRVTVAIDAAAAGAGVTAAAVLGGSAWSSAAVLGAVCAVALPVTVAAMRGYERHNMGDGPGEFQVLLRSSVLLAALVMAIAYLTTLPVPREVVVVGVPVAAAAACAARYLHRRFLHARRNRGQAMMRTIVVGDTAAVADVIDDLSLAPYHGYLVIGTCLSDVEPETEVPVPTLGALADIPQIVSDYAVSVVVVAGNALSGQALRRLSWALRRAGAELVVAPGLVEVAQERVSVHPTAGLSLLRLEIEPPRRRLVAKAVMDRVLGLVALTLVAPVILVAAVAVRLTSPGRAFYTQTRVGVDGREFTIWKLRSMYRDADRRRAELLDSSDRDGLMFKMARDPRITPVGRVLRRFSLDELPQFYNVVRGDMSLVGPRPPLREEVLGYHDAVHQRLRVKPGITGLWQVSGRADLPWDESIRLDLRYVDNWSVTMDLMILWKTFRAVVTGAGAY
- a CDS encoding glycosyltransferase → MTTASAGGAGRTALPRVRLYETLRTAHLERAHELAPASIVYRSRRYDFDSGLARGLDLVEAGPARAAWVLARSDVRELEVNEPLMVSSLRRSALALAAVDLSRRVRRRPRALVVTYAIANDDPFRPPARPGAAGRVRRWLDARLIARVAGRVDRVVFGTPAAQELYGALVPRLRRAEHVLLPALPTACGCGPLDAKDADEVLFVGAFEERKGVRELLAAWPAVVAAHPGARLTLVGKGPLVDEVHAFAADRPEVTVVVDPPRAEVHAHQRRAAVAVLLSQRTRTWREQVGLPVVEGLAHGCAVLATTETGLAAWLGAHGHAVVEPDAPAPAVADALVGLLAARRSPASVVGDLPDVDGRLAADAWLLRAR
- a CDS encoding glycosyltransferase family 2 protein, which codes for MLGIVVVSFGSASLLRANLADVDVAALRRPAAVVVVDNFKGPRERSDVRAVAAEQGWELVENATNAGFGAAVDAGVARAAALGCTAVVVVNPDARVPADVLDALADAVTASPRTLVSPRVERPDGRAWFTGGALDVAGARTRNVEAPGTPQRTGWLSGACLAADVGEWTRVGGFDDDYFLYWEDVDLSTRWTAAGGTLQVRQDLVVVHDVGGTQETAGSRAKSPTYYRYNCRNRLVFAAKHLPAADVRRWLWRTPSYAWQVLLRGGRRQLLRPVRPVGAVLRGSAEGVGWALRALLRPAPRPDRTEVTA
- a CDS encoding glycosyltransferase family 4 protein, translating into MTRVGIDAHVLDGKFQGSRTWVLETLRRAPLLAADLTFVVYSGDPARTAALLGDVPVEHRRLPPGGPVGRNLRFWPRAVRQDGLDVLVTQYFSPPRFARRQLVVVHDVLFETHPEFFGRGTRWRNKLLVGWSARRAGTVATVSEYSRAQIARVYGRRADEIVLVHNGVDPDPPTGGALPAQVPAGTRYALMVGRLEPRKNLALALDAFARVEDPDVRLVVVGRDDFEDRETLARLAAEPRAVQLSDVAPDALWELYRHATVFVFPSRGEGWGIPLLEALAAGTPVVASDATAIPEAGGPACSYVDVAAPDAADRWAGLLADAFAGRLPFDADAARAHVAAFGWDRSAQELVTALRRTAGVRETAGR
- a CDS encoding right-handed parallel beta-helix repeat-containing protein, with amino-acid sequence MRGRHSETQHPPTHRAARPRTTAPSRRLVTTVASAAALAVALVVAIIAPAESAPIGVYRPVAPTRVLSGTTLAPGGTVTVTLPAVPAGATSATLQVTGARTTATTTRISVCPGSAVTDACTASPALVVTAEEPASATVTVPVSAGQPTVTLQATADTRVFADLHGFGVDASKGSAAEDSLYVPVDPHRVLETSVSGRGTTALTLPEAPRGATAVALRLTSTASTETSYVAVCPDGQTTATCAATSVLNPIPERARQASLVVRLGAGGTLQLFNQQGDHTVAIDVDGWYVARGVSSTGGNLQTLEEPDTLADKVVKSGASATLTLDDVPANATAVQVRLTAKGAWRPTELSACPGTAASQDCRETTFLVASPDAPARNQALVPLGGAARDTITLSSSDASVRVTPEVVGYVVGPGGVTVPPPTSTRTPTPTVTPTPTPTPTPTPTPTPTATSTPKPTAAPTATATPQPQTTAAPGSVKPGASNTGVPAGTRLTVHEGDLTVTTPGAVVDSLDIRGFVKIAAPNVTIKNSIIRGYATTIQRALVTNNTSGASVLIQDSELYAQSPSAHIDGVRGSNITVRRSNIHDVIDVFHLTGGNVTIESSWLHDNLHYEKDPLQNNTPSHDDTVQIQTGSNITIVGNTIEDANNSGIQFTQDQGVVSNVTISKNWAGGGGCTINFAEKGKGPFQGVVITDNVFSRDQRVANCAIIAPSTTSKVLTVARNTWTDGSAVSVSRGD